aataatgcgagtttaccctaaaataataaaaccattATGCAACAGAAGTTTATATGACAAAGATACTTATGCAGTTTTTCCTCAAAGGGACGTTTAGGTATGTGAAATAACCGAAGCGAAAGATtcctaaataaaatttatttcgtaCTTATAGTGATTCAACTTTCctttctatgatgtttttgataaattcgtcgtgtcgtatcaggtgcccaagcatctttcctctttattatctatagttcttaacaaactcTTCTTctctcctactatacgtaaaacctcttcgttggttttCTTTTCTGTGCAACTTGGTGCAACTGATCCGTGGAAGAAGGGAAGACCGAGGGAGCATACATGCAACAAATagaggaaaaactcaacgtcgtgtcgtatcaggctgtcaaagagaaggcagggGACCGCCAAACATGgtaattgctccaccgacaagtcttactcttaaatatatgatgatgaccTATAGTGATGTAGTATTTAACTGTAACAGGTCAAAGAACATGATTCATATAATGCtcaaaattttattaatgtttaataCGTTTTACTTCTAGGGGATCAATCGACTTAAAGCTTTTCCTTTTCAACTGTTTCTTCAAATCGTTGCAGcttgcatttttatttattccttcAATATCCTGTTTATCATCTTCTACAGTGATCATATACTCGTAGAAATCTTTATCGGTATTGTCTTCCACACAAGTATCATCAGGGCTAACAGTTTGAAACTTGTACATGGGTGACGACCGAGGGGACGACTTATGTGACATAGGGGACGGTGAACGAATTCTCTTGCTTGTAGACGGGACACTGTGCGACACCGGCTGAGGTATTTTCACTTTTGTCTTGTTCTTCGCTTTGTTTAGCTGTTTTTTCGCGTTAAACACCATGAGTTGCATTTTCTGCATCAAGTCTAACGCTACTAGTTCTGGCATTTTTCTCAACTGCATGGTCATAGAGCGGCCAAAAAGATCGTATTCATCTTCCTCGTTACTTGTTATTAAAGAGTTTTGGTACTTTTGTTTGTCTGGACTCTTAGCTCTTTCTGGTGATTCGTCCATTAGTTGAATGTATTGAGTGCTTATATCAAAAGGTTCCTGATCGTTTTCGTAATCTTCTTCTTGAAATGATTCTTCTGCAGAGTTTGATAGTTCTTCTCTCTGTAAATAAAAATCagatataaaggggcccactgactatcattccgccggacgatatcatcctgtcagttagaacaaaaattttaccgTTCCAAACAAACtgtcaggccgatatcgtccggcagactggtaatcagtggtcTTCTCTAAGCAAATGCGTCTCACTGGCCGAATCTTACttgtataaaatttaacaaCCACTTTAGTTGCTAGTGACTATACCTACATTACTTGCGAAACTTTAATAGGTAGGCATAGTTATATTGTGAATATTATGttccacagattaataaatagtacgTAATAGAAAATGTCCATTTTGATAGCCCAAACATCAAAAAGGATTTTTTGTCATGTGGgggtaagtacctatatcttCCCTGGCGACAACGATCTATcttcattttaaattgtaatttaccAAAATTATTTAAAGTGGTTTTGAGCAAAATGCATGGTGGAAAATTAAAGGTAGAGACACTGCAATAACGTGTAGGTAAATAGGTACTGTCGTGTGCTAAAATGTAGATGCTCTCTAATATCAACGATCAACTCTCAAATAATTGATCGTcacccatatatatatatacacatatactcgtataattatataaagttgCCATGTGTCGCCAAGTCGCCATATTTATGCACATAGCCAATATCGGCAACAACCACATGACATAATACTGTGTTAGGCACACTGCGGTTTGAAAAGACTATTTATTTACAAGCCAAGTGGAAACAAACCACAAATAAACACAAGGATTGGTGTTATCATGATAATAATATGACTTAGATAATATATACACAtactaatataggtattataaatgcgaaagtgtgtctgtctgtctgtcttcttcacgcttaaaccgctgaaccgatttacttgaaatttagtatagagatagtttgagtcctgaggaaggacatagggtagtttttatcttagaaatcatcctttaagggggtgaaaagggggatggaagttggtatgggaaatcgataaaaagcagattggataaaaaataagctaaccacgcagacgaagtcgcgggcaaaagctagtatattataacaacacatatagcttaggatggtattccatctgtccaatatttAGGTCCAATATGTATTtgcgtttcacattttgcttaaagatagagtgagacgcaatgacattggacagatggaataccattaCCATCCTTAAGGAGTCGGGTATTCAAAATCTGCACACGATCTTGTTTTCTCaacaataaagttgtgtttGGCTCATTTTAAACACCTCGTCCGCTTAACACTTACTAATGCTTTTTCATACTACTGTAtatatctgttaaacaaaagccattgtttgtTTTGTGCGAGTGGTGGGCTaacgtgtctgagcgcgtgccaaagcaacaatgtcgtttaaaaagcggctgtatcttggtggttttaaggttcaaatttaagtaCATGTAACGTGTTTTGGTAATGTAAGACCATCGACCACCTTAATATATGCGAAtgctcatattattacatatatttgaaccttaaaaccaacACGatatttaaacgacattgttgctttagcacgcgctcagacacggtagcccaccgctagcataaaagaaacaatgacctttgtttaacagattaggttCTTAGGCGAAaatatcatttgagaaaattcatactatacaacattaacccttaaatgcatgattttttgtataactttttaataaattgaaatagatgtgtcatgctgtataaaagtaataaatgtgattttggatagctgcatattgagccacggaccatcaaatatacgatgcatatatacatcattatgcatttaagggttaatacaTACGCAATTACGCATGCTACGTATTAATCACATGTGATTGACTCGTTTTAGACATTCGATTTTCTACCTTAATGTAATGATATTAAAGTCGTGTTTTAAATGATAGTGCACAGATAGAAATTCAAACAATGTAAATAAACACAAGTTATAGTTGGTccaaccaaattggcagtaaataagaacaaaaaaaaactataggtactcatccttttcttttgggtactagtataagacaaatatagtacgattctctctatgtttgaaatgagacagtcctttgacaaactatagtaaaatagttatttgttatacaagggtgcaaagttgtattttacccgcgagtgtggaattgaaacacgagcaagcgaaaggattctatagtggaaccacgagcgaagcgagtggttctaaaatagaatcctgagcgtagcaagtgtttcaacacacgagaagtaaaatacatttgcacccgtgtgtaacacaaaacttttcctctcactatagcgaggaaagtgcaacatccacaggcgttagatcatcttcatcactggaatcacttattttgtacgatattataacggaaaacactggaaattctgatttttacgtgagtcggtgagaattgtttttaagtaaaaaatttgttgacaatgttgacatttctgttctgacctgacgtatgaaatgtcaacgatgcgttttgaaattgcatcgacttaacttgtgcgttcagaattatatttaacatcattataaaaaatctaacgtttcttatggaattttaagggttaaaattattaaaaaaagctaaatttggtattttttattagattctcaaaccatttatttaatgataattaatatcgaacgaaccattattatgagcgttttacgttttgttatctgtcaagctacttaaacacgctccattcaaggtcaaattactttccccactagtggataaaatgcgtttttccccgcttgttttaaaggataaaagacggctttccgagctagtgaggggaaaagtaatttaaaatgtgtaagtaccaatatgttttaataatacttactttagACATGTAAGGTCCCGTTACATGTAGTATAAACTTCAAGGCGTCATACGCAAACCATTTTCTAACGTCATCGCTTTCATGATCATCCTTCATCTTACTCGTCAATCGATGGTGTTCCCTGTGAAACGCGCTCcgtaaattctttattttcttcCTTACACTGCCCTCATCCATACCGTACTTCTGTCCGAAAGC
The window above is part of the Cydia strobilella chromosome 12, ilCydStro3.1, whole genome shotgun sequence genome. Proteins encoded here:
- the LOC134746231 gene encoding uncharacterized protein LOC134746231 — encoded protein: MPHAAAPSFRAACAILGYYHKFFLPRVCNNMEWTNEKLLNFINDYRKCKVLWDIRNPNYKHNSKKRKILIAFGQKYGMDEGSVRKKIKNLRSAFHREHHRLTSKMKDDHESDDVRKWFAYDALKFILHVTGPYMSKREELSNSAEESFQEEDYENDQEPFDISTQYIQLMDESPERAKSPDKQKYQNSLITSNEEDEYDLFGRSMTMQLRKMPELVALDLMQKMQLMVFNAKKQLNKAKNKTKVKIPQPVSHSVPSTSKRIRSPSPMSHKSSPRSSPMYKFQTVSPDDTCVEDNTDKDFYEYMITVEDDKQDIEGINKNASCNDLKKQLKRKSFKSIDPLEVKRIKH